A stretch of the Erinaceus europaeus chromosome 1, mEriEur2.1, whole genome shotgun sequence genome encodes the following:
- the AVPI1 gene encoding arginine vasopressin-induced protein 1, translating into MGTPASVVSEPPPWQPPTEGRGRKQASANIFQGTELLQIQGLFQRCGDQLAEERAQIIWECAGDHRVAEALRRLRRKRPPRQKPLGHSLHHCSRLKSPEPHTPVTDPQSSAVEMASDDQYLNSRRTSARIRQDWRKPDPTSYLHQIRH; encoded by the exons ATGGGCACCCCAGCCTCAGTGGTGAGTGAGCCGCCCCCCTGGCAACCCCCAACTGAAGGCCGGGGCCGAAAGCAGGCCTCAGCCAACATCTTCCAGGGCACTGAGCTGCTGCAGATCCAGGGCCTGTTTCAGCGCTGTGGGGACCAGCTGGCCGAGGAACGGGCACAGATCATCTGGGAGTGTGCGGGGGACCACCGGGTAGCAGAAGCCTTGAGGAGGCTGCGCAGGAAGAGGCCCCCGAGGCAGAAGCCCCTGGGCCATTCACTCCACCACTGCAGCCGGCTCAA GTCCCCAGAGCCCCATACTCCAGTGACTGACccacagagcagtgctgtggaaatGGCTTCTGATGATCAGTACCTGAATTCCAGGAGAACAAGTGCCAGGATACGCCAGGACTGGAGGAAGCCTGACCCCACAAGCTACCTCCATCAGATCAGACATTGA